The Vibrio agarivorans genome contains the following window.
ACCTTCTCAGGTGTGATTGAAGAAGATGTATATGACATCCTCACGATTGAATCCTGTCTTGAAAAACGTAGTGCGTTGGGCGGCGTATCACCAACCCAAGTGAAATTTTCAGTAGAACAAGCTGAGAAGCGTCTTGATGCGCGTGATACCTCTGCGGTGAAAGTACGTGCAGCGCGCTTGACTGATATTGAGTCGCTTGAAGGCATGGTGACTTACTGGGCGAACATGGGTGAAAACCTACCTCGCTCACGTAATGAGCTAGTAAGAGATATTGGCTCGTTTGCGGTCTCTGAACATCATGGAGAGGTGACTGGTTGTGCGTCTTTGTATGTGTATGACTCTGGCTTAGCTGAAATTCGCTCGTTGGGTGTTGAAGCGGGCTGGCATGGTCAAGGCCATGGTACGGCTATTGTTCAGCACTTGGTGGATAAAGCCAAGCAGATGGCGATTAAGAAAGTGTTTGTGCTAACGCGCACGCCAGAATTCTTTATGAACCATGATTTTATCCCGACGTCTAAGAGCTTGTTGCCTGAGAAAGTGCTGAAAGACTGTGATCAGTGCCCTCGCCAACATGCCTGTGATGAGGTGGCGCTAGAAATCAACTTTGCTGAACAACTAATTGCAAAACAAAGTGTTGCGTAAATTTGGTGCAGCATGCCCAAAAAAAGATCAAAAAGATCGAATTTATTGGGAACCAATTAAGAAAGAGCAGGTCTATTAAAGTACCACTGCTTTTTCTTAGAAGAATCTAAGAGAGCCCCGAAATCATATTGATATCGGGGCTTTTTTCTTTTTTGGGGCTTGTGTTTTTGCTTCTCCCCCTTTTCAAGGGGAAGCCGGGAGAGGGTTAAAACGGCGACGGACAAACGCAGGCGCAAAGATGTGTTGATAAACCCTTACAATCCCACCCTGCCCAAGGGAGGGAACCAATAGCGGGCACGTAAATTACTTCTTCCCTCGCATCGGCAGAACAATAAACTTCATCAAAAGATGCAATGCCAACAAAACGTTAAAAGCAAACCCTGCCATCACCAACGTAATTGACTCGATACTTTTCGGATCATCACGAAAGAAAAACCACCACAGCCCCCAGCACGCGACGGATAATACCGTTAATTGATCCATACAGCGCTGACAGCGGCCGATTTTTTTCCAGAACCAATGTTGCTGGCAGTTTTGACAGGACATGAGGTACTCTTGTTGGTTATTGTTTTGTAGTAAGGCGAGTATAACGGCAGGTAAAAAAAATCCCCAACCTTGACAATGAGAAGTTGGGGAAAGGACTTGGACAGTTGTATTAGTTGTTTTTGGAATTCAGTACTCTAAGGTGCTCATCCATGAGCATTTGCTGTTTTCTTAGAGATTTTTAATTTGAAACCTAGGCTTTAAAGATTTAAGCCAAAAGATCGCCTGGGGACCGAGCCCCAAGCCTAGTTATTATTGCGCGAAGTAATTGTCTAGCTCTTCACTACCGCCGATGTGCTTACCACCAATAAAGACTTGCGGTACCGTTGTGCGGCCAGTAATAGCTCGCAGGCTCACAGTTGTTGCATCTTTGCCCAATATAATCTCTTCGTACTGTAGGCCTTGGTCAATCAATGCTTGCTTTGCTTTCACACAGAAAGGGCAACCTGGTTTACTAAATACAGTGATAGATTCTTGCACTTTGTGTGCTGGCGCAATGTGATTGAGCATTGTGTCTGCATCCGAAACTTTGAACGGGTCGCCAGGCTCGTTTGGTTCGATAAACATCTGCTCTACGATGCCGTTTTTCACTAGCATGCTATAGCGCCATGAACGTTTGCCGAAGCCAAGGTCATCTTTATCTACTAGCATGCCCATGCCGTCAGTGAATTCACCGTTTCCGTCTGGAATGAAGGTGATGTTTTCTGCTTCTTGATCTGCTTTCCATGCATTCATCACAAAGGTGTCATTAACTGATACACACAGAATGTCATCAACACCGTGCTCTTGGAAAACTGAAAACAGTTCGTTGTAGCGCGGTAAGTGGCTAGAAGAGCAAGTTGGAGTGAAGGCACCAGGCAAGCTAAATACAATCACGGTTTTATTTTTGAATAGGTCATTTGTTGTTACGTTAACCCACTGGTCGTTCTGGCGAGTTGGGAATGTCACTTGTGGAACTGGCTGACCTACTTTTGCCGCTAATACTTGTTGTTCATTAAACATTGTCGAGTCCTAAATAGAAAAATAAAGAGTAAAAGTTGAGGGCTTAAAGCTGCTCTCTGTTTTGATGGGTTCATTATTACCAAAATGCTTTGATAGGGATAATCGTTTGGTGTTATCGTTTTAATAGGTAAATTCTATTAAAGGCAGAAAAATGAATATTCGTGATTTTGAGTATTTAGTATCCCTTGCAGAGCATAAACACTTTCGCAAAGCCGCTGAGGCCTGTTTTGTCAGTCAGCCAACGTTAAGTGGCCAAATTCGCAAACTTGAAGATGAGCTTGGTACGGCATTGCTTGAGCGTAACAGTCGTAAAGTGTTGTTTACTGACGCAGGCTTACAGCTCGTTGAGCAAGCCAAGAGTATTTTGGCTGAGATAAAACTGTTTCGAGAGATGGCGAGTGGTCAAAACGGAGAGATGATTGGCCCGATGCATATTGGATTTATCCCGACAGTAGGGCCTTACGTGTTGCCAAAGATTATTCCGTCACTGAAAGAGCAGTTCCCAGAGTTAGAGCTGTTTTTGCATGAAGCGCAAACGCATCAGTTAGTGAGTCAGCTGCAAGATGGCAAGCTTGATTGTCTAGTGTTAGCAGCGGTAGCTGAAACAGAGCAGTTTAAAGAAATTGTACTTTATGATGAGCCTATGACACTCGCGGTGCCATGCGATCATGAATGGTCACAGAAAGAGACGATTGAGATGGAACACCTCAATGGTAAGACGGTCTTGATGCTGGGTGATGGGCACTGTTTGCGCGATCAGGCATTGGGCTTCTGCTTTGCTGCCGGTGCGAAAGATGATGACCGCTTCAAAGCGACGAGTCTTGAAACGCTGCGCAATATGGTGGCAGCAGGCGCAGGGATCACCCTGTTACCAGAGCTATCTGTACCAAAAGAAAAAGAGAAGGATGGGGTGTGTTACGTGAAAGCCACTGATCCACAACCTTCACGTCGTATTGTGCTGGCTTATCGTCCAGGGTCACCACTGCGTGGTCGATTCGAGCAATTAGCTAAGTCAATTCAAGAAGCACTAGCGTAGTTTTTTTGCACCTCCCCCTTTTCAAGGGGGAGGCCGGGAGGGGGTTAAAAGGCCTTTGCCACACCAACAAGCATTTGCGTATGTTGACAAGCCGCCTAACCCTCCCCTTGATAAGGCGAGGGGACTAATGCAAAAAAGCCCAAATCACAGATGTGATTTGGGCTTTTTAATATCAATAGGTTATTCGCTAAAACAGCTCTTCACCATCGCCATCTGAATAGATGTTGCCAGAGCCAGCGCTTGGAACGAAGTCTTTTGGCTCTGTCCCTTCTTCGAAGTATTCGAACATCGATGAGCCATCAAACTTGTTGGTCAGCAAACCGCTGTTGCGATCGATACGTACACGCACGATGTTTTTGGGAATATCTTTGCGATGCTCAGGTACGTCAGTGAGGGCGACATCCATAAAGTCCACCCATGCAGGCTGCGCTGTTTTTGCGCCTGCTTCAGCGCCCGTGACTTGGTCTTTACCGAGGTTTTTATTGCTTGAAGTACGACCTAGTTTACGAGTATGGGTATCAAAGCCAACCCAAGCGGTGGCGACAACGCCAGGGCCATAGCCATTATACCAAGCATCTTTCGAGTCATTGGTCGTGCCTGTTTTGCCGCCAATATCGCGACGTTTCAAAGCTTGCGCACGCCAACCCGTGCCATTCCAGCCAGTGCCTTCACGCCAGTTACCGCCACCCCAAACGTTGCTGTACATCATTTCACGCATTAAAAATGCGGTTTGTTCAGAAATAACTTGTGGAGCGTATTGAGACTCAAGATCTTGCTCTTGGAACTCATCATCGACAGCTGTTGTGCAATCTTGATGGCAGATAGTCAGAGGCTCTGCTTGGAACTCTAAATCGCCATATGGCCCTTCAACACGCTCAATGTAGTAAGGCTCTACGTAGTAGCCACCATTCACAAAGACGGAGTAACCTTGCGCCATTTGTACTGGCGTTAGGCTGCCAGCACCCAGTGCGATCGTTTCTGAGCGAGGTAGGTCAGCTTTATTGAAACCAAAACGAGTCAAGTAATCACGAGTCTCATCAAGTCCTACGCTACGCAGTACGCGAACGGCCATAACGTTCTTTGACTGTGCAAGACCAATGCGCACGCGAGTTGGGCCTGTGTAGGTTGGCGGTGAGTTCTTTGGACGCCATGCGGTGCCTTGGCTCTTGTCCCACTGGTTAATTGGCGCATCGTTGACTAGCGTGGCAAGCGTCATACCGTTATCGAGCGCTGCTGAGTACACAAATGGCTTGATACTAGAACCTACCTGACGAACAGATTGAGTAGCGCGGTTAAACTTGCTGTGAACAAAGTTAAATCCGCCCACAAGTGACGTTACCGAGCCATTTTCTGGGTTCATTGCGATAAAGGCGGTATTTGCTTCTGGTACTTGGCTTAAGCGCCAGATTGAAGCCGGCTCTGGATTGTCTTCCGTCGCAGGTTGCTCTTTCTCTCTTACCCAGACCATTTCGCCAGCCGCCATAATCTCTGAAGCGGTTTTCGGTGCAGCACCTTGACGGTCATCGTTAATGAATGGGCGTGCCCACTTCATCTCATCCCAACTGATGGTTTGAACGTCACGGTTCTTAACTTGAACCTGTGCGCTGTCTTTATCCACTGATATCACAACCGCTGGGCGTAAGTCACCATAGATAGGGTGTGGACGCAAAAAGCGTTTGATCTCATCACTAGAGAGTGCTGGCTGCCCTTCCTTCCATGCCGATTCACGCGCGCCGCGATAGCCGTGGCGCTCGTCATAGGCGTACAGGTTTTCAATAGCAGCATTGTGCGCAGCTTCTTGAAGCTTTGAATCAACCGTAGTGTAGATATTCATGCCAGAGGTGTATGCATCTTCACCATAGCGTTCCACCATCCATGCGCGTGCGAGTTCTGCTACATATGGTGCACGAAGCTCTATTTCTGCACCGTGGTATTTCGACATCATTTCTTCATTGCGTGCATCATCGTGCTCAGCTTGAGTGATATAGCCTTCTTCGAGCATACGCATTAGGACGATATTACGACGACTGGTGGCACGCTCTGGCGAGTAGATAGGGTTCATCGTCGATGGTGCTTTTGGCATACCAGCGAGTGTGGCTATCTGAGCCAAGCTCAGATCTTGCAGGTCTTGACCAAAGTAGGTCTGTGCAGCCGCGCCAAAGCCGTATGAGCGGTAGCCAAGGAAGATCTTATTAATGTAGAGCTCAAGGATCTCTTCTTTAGTCAGCAACTGCTCTATTTTCATCGCCAAGAAAATCTCTTGGATCTTACGCATGATTTTCTTTTCGTTAGAAAGGAAGAAGTTTCGCGCTAGCTGCTGAGTAATGGTACTTGCACCCTGTTTGGCACTGCCTGACATCGCAACGACGAGCGCCGCACGGGTGATACCGATAGGGTCAACCCCATAGTGGGTATAGAAACGACTATCTTCAGTGGCGATCAGCGCATCGATGAGCTCTTGAGGAATGTCCTCATACTGGACTGGAATACGTTTTTTCTCACCGAACTGAGCTATCAGCTTGCCATCTTTACTAAACACCTGCATCGGTGTTTCGAGTTCAACGTGACGAAGTTCATCAACGTTAGGGAGATCTTTTTCCACGTAAAAATACATGGCAAAAATTGCACTGACTCCAAGAATCATGCAAACCAATGTGAAAACAAATAGTCGCTTTATGAATTTCACCGAAGAATCCTTGATTTGTTAAGGCTGCCTAGCAGCAAACCCTTGTACTCTAAGCCAAAAACCAGCTCTTTGCTAATTATCGCTCAAATTAGCAGCAAAAGAAAAATCTTACTGGTTTTAACAAGGGAGCATTAGAGCATGGGTATGTCACTGATCACGGGTATAGATATTGGCCGCCATAGTATCAAGGCTGTCGTCGTAAAGCCCGAAAAACAGCATTTCACAATTGTCGGCTTTCATGAGCTACCCGTGAGCGAGGCGGTATTTTCCGATAACTACACGCTCAATTATCAAGATAGTGTCAAGAAACTTAAAGATCTAAAGAAAAAGCTTCCTTGGTTTAGCCAACGCGCTGCCATAGCGATACCAGACAACGCAGTAATCAGCAAAATCCTGCAAATTGATGCGTCTATTGAACAGAGCGAACAAGAGTTTGCGATCCATCAGGCGTTTTCCTATCAATCTCCGTTTCCGATAGAGGAGCTGTGCCTTGACTATGTTTCTTCAACTACGCCAAGTAACAGTGCGACACGCGCTTTTCAGGTGTATGCCAGTAAAAAGGAGGTGATTGAATCGCGTCAAACCGTTGCAGAAAAGGCGGGGTTTAAGCCACACGTTATGGATATTCAGGCGCATGCGTTACTCAATATCGGTCAATATGCGATGAAAAAACACGGCAAATCGTGGCTATTAGTCAACATCGGCCACCTGCAATCAACCATGTGTATAGCGGGTGAGCAAGCTTTCTATAAAGACATTCCTTTGGGTATCGCCACCCCTTCAGGGCAAGGAAAGCAGAGCTTATCTGACGATCCGTTAGCGTTCAGTCGGCAGTTGAGTCAGCGCTTGCAGCGGCAGCTGCAACTGCTACCAAATGGTCGTGTTCAATCTATTGACGGAGTATGGCTTACTGGTGGAGGGGCTTACCATGCACTCATTGAAGAGCAGCTGCAACAAGCGATGGATTTACCCTGTGAAAGGCTTGCACCATTTTCACTTTGTCAGGTTAAGCCGAAATTGAGTACTCATGCGCTTGACGGTCAACATCAATATGCCGTGGCTTTAGGGGCTGCGATAGGCGCTCGCCAGTGGGAGAGTCAGCATTATGCAGCCTAGTATAAACTTACTGCCTTGGCGAGAGTCTCGTCGCCAGCAGCATCGACAGCGCTTTTTTCAATTGGTGGTATTAGCCCTGCTGTTGGCTGGTGGTGGGCAATTTGCCTTAGGGAGATATGCCGATGAGCAGCGTACTCAGCAGCAAGCGCGTTTACACTATTTGCAGCAGCAAATTGATGTGATTGACCAACGTATCAAAGCGATGAAAGTGACGGAAGAGGAGCACAAGGCACTGCTGACTCGTTTGGACGTGGTGGAGAAATTACAGCAAAGGCGCAATAAAACCACCGACTTTATGAACCTCGTCCCGGGGTTAATTCCTGAAGGTGTTTACGTTGATAAGATAAAGATGAACGGCGTCGAGGTCGAAATAACCGGTATCAGCGACAGCACGGCACGATTAGCAACCATGCTCGATAGTCTAGAAAAGTCATCGCAACTCACCAATGTAGAGATGCACTCTATTGTTCATGGCAAGCCGCGGTTTGGTAAAAAATACCAGACCTTCAAAGTCTCTTTTGAGCTGAACTTCAAATCCGCACCGTCTATCTCAAATCGAACAAATGTCACGCAACAGGGGGTAAGCCATGGTTGATGTTCGAGATCTTGAGCTGGACGAGATTCCTGAATGGCCATTGTGGGCGCAAGGCGTCGCCCTCATACTATTGATTGCCACACTGCAAGGTGTCGGTTATTGGTTCTACCTTGCGCCAAAACATGAGCAGGTGAATCATCTAAAGCAGCAAGAGCAAACCCTCAAAACGACGCTGAGAATAAAAGCCAACAAAGCCGCGGCTCTGCCTAAAATTAAAGCTCAACTTGATGAGCTTCAGCAACGATATGATTACCTTTCTAGTCAACTCCCTGTGCAAAAAGAGCTCGCGAGTATGCTTGCCTCCGTCAATGACAAAGGTTTAGAAAACGGCCTGACCTTTACACGCATCGACTGGGGAGAAAAGCAGAATCAAGCATTCCTCTATCGATTGCCGCTCAATATCGAGCTGACGGGGACTTATCACGATATCGGTGAGTTTTCTCAAGCGATTGCCGAGCTGCCACGCATCATTAATTTTGATGATGTGGACTGGCAGCGGGTCAGCCAAGAGAGCAGCACGTTGCACTTTCGCGTAAGGGCATACACCTACCAATTTAAGCCGGAGGTGCAGGATGAAAAGTAATTGGCCTACGGTAACCCTAATGCTCATTTCATTGCTCGGTTGTAAGGCAAATCAAGAGTCACTGCAAGACTATGTGCAGCAGGTAGAGCAACGTGCTTCAAACGAGATACAGAGTTTGGCACCGGCGATGGACTTTCGTGCTTCTATCTATTCACAGCGGCAAGCCCGTCAACCTTTTGTGCTGCCTCAGGCGGCCTTGGTGCTTGACCAACCCACGGTGAACCGTGACTGCTGGCAACCTGCAGTGCGACGTAAAAACGGCAAACTTGAGCGTTATCCACTATCAAAGTTGAAATTACGTGGCGTGATGGGCAGTGGTGGCGAGGTATCGGCTCTGATTCAAACCCCACAGGGTAATGTGCTCAAGATCCACAAGGGTCAATACATTGGCCTCAACAATGGCAAGGTGACGAAAGTCGCGAGTAACCGACTGGTGATAAAAGAGACGATGCCTGACGGGCTTGGGTGCTGGAACACACGCACAGTCACACTGGCATTGAAATAGATTCGGCGATACGCCAAACACATTAAAACTAAAGGATGAGTTGTCACAATGAAGAGTTGTATTTTCCGTATCTGGCTGGTCTGCCTTGCATTTCTATGGGGGCCACTAGCCCTGGCAGACGCTGCGAATCAACTGCAGAGTATCGATTTTCGCTTAAATACGGATCGAGACGCATTAGTGATTGTTGAGCTAGCTTCACCCTCAGTGGTGGTGGATCTGCAAAGAACAGCACAAGGCTTGAATATCGAGTTGCTAAAAACAGATGTCAGCAGTGACAAGCTGTATCTACTCGATGTGAAAGATTTCTCGAGCGTGGTAGAGAGTATCGAGGTGTTTCGTAATGAGCCTAGCACCCGTTTGCTGGTGTCGATGCAGGGGCCATATCACTATGAATACCGCTTAAAGGGCAAGTACCTTGAAGTAACGATCAGCGAGCAGAAAGAGCAGCAGATCCATACTCCAAACGCGCTTGAGAAAGAAGGCAAGCTGATATCGATTAACTTCCAAGATATTCCTGTACGCAACGTGCTGCAATTGATTGCGGACTACAACGATTTCAACCTTGTGGTTTCGGATTCTGTTTCTGGCAACCTGACGTTGCGCCTTGATGGCGTGCCTTGGCAGCAGGTGCTCGACATTATTCTTCAGGTTAAGGGGCTAGATAAGCGTGTTGATGGCAATGTCATTTTGGTGGCACCAAAAGCAGAACTCGATTTGCGGGAGCAACAGCAACTGGAGAAAGCCCGTTTGGCGGAGGAGCTTGGTGAGCTCACCTCTGAAATCATTAAAGTCAATTTCGCCAAAGCTTCAGAGATTGCGGAGATGATTGGTGGGCAAGGGGCGATTAGCATGCTCTCTGAGCGTGGCTCTATCAGTATTGATGAACGAACCAATTCTCTATTGATTCGTGAGTTGCCGGAGAACATAGAAGTCATTCAAGAAATTGTCAGTTCGCTTGATATCCCAGTGAAGCAGGTACAAATAGAAGCGCGCCTTGTATCAATTAATGAAGGGGATATGGATGAGTTAGGTGTGCGCTGGGGGTTCACCTCTACTAACGGCAATAATACTGTCGGGGGCAGTATCGAGAGCAACTTGTTTCAAAAGGGCCTGCTTGATGAAGATACATTGCCAATAGAAGACTTTCTTAATGTCAACCTGGCGGCAACATCGACTAATGCCTCCTCTATCGCGTTTCAGGTTGCGAAACTCGGTTCAGACACCTTACTCGATTTGGAGCTATCAGCCCTTCAGCGAGAATCAAAAGCCGAGATTATCTCAAGCCCTCGATTGATTACCACCAACAAGAAGCCCGCTTATATAGAGCAGGGCACGGAAATCCCGTATTTGGAGTCCTCATCAAGTGGCGCAACGACAGTTGCATTTAAGAAAGCGGTGTTAAGTTTGAAAGTGACGCCGCAGATCACGCCGGATAATCGTTTAGTGCTCGATTTGAGTGTGACCCAAGATAGACCGGGTGAAGTAGTCAAAACTGGCACCGGCGAGGCGGTCGCCATCAATACCCAGCGAATTGGTACTCAAGTATTGGTTAATAATGGTGAGACCGTGGTGCTGGGCGGCATATTCCAGCACAGCGTGACCAACTCAACCGATAAAGTCCCACTGTTGGGGGATTTACCGCTGCTGGGAACGCTGTTTAAACGCACTTATGAGCAGTTTGGTAAAAGCGAATTACTCATCTTCGTCACACCTAAAGTCGTGGTTCAATAACTCGGCTTTATTGGAATTCGATCATTAATTCGAGCAACAGGAAAAATAAATTTGCATTAGTGGCACCATATCTAGATAATTTCGGGTCTTATCACGTCTGTCTGTGAGGAATTGGTGCTACAAGAGGGCAATATGCGAGCTCTTATAAAGAGGGTTCTTGTAGCGATGTCATTGATTTTAAAGTTGTAAGTTACTGCTAACATGGCTGAAAAACGAAACATATTTCTTGTTGGACCTATGGGCGCGGGCAAAAGCACAATCGGCCGCCACCTAGCTCAACAATTACACATGGAGTTTATTGACTCCGACACGGTTATCGAAGAACGCACTGGTGCGGATATCGCATGGGTTTTTGATGTTGAAGGCGAAGACGGTTTCCGTAAGCGCGAAGAAACGGTGATCAACGATCTTACTCAAGAACAAGGTATCGTACTGGCAACGGGCGGCGGCTCTGTTATCAGCAAAGAAAACCGTAATCGTCTTTCTGCTCGCGGTATTGTTGTTTATCTAGAAACGACTATCGAAAAGCAGCTAGCGCGCACTAACCGCGACAAGAAACGTCCATTGCTACAAACGGACGATCCGCGAGAAGTGCTTGTATCGCTAGCCGACGAGCGCAACCCACTTTATGAAGAAGTATCGGACTACACAGTGCGTACTGACGATCAAAGTGCAAAAGTGGTAGCCAACCAGATCGTAAAAATGCTAGAAGAACGTTAATACGTTTTATTTTTAGCGGAGAACAACCATGGAACGGATTACGGTCGAGTTGGGCGAACGAAGCTACCCAATCTCAATTGGTGCCGGATTATTTGATGATCCGGCTCAACTCTCTTTCTTATCTTCTCAAAAATCTGCCAAACAAAAGGTTGTGGTGATCAGCAATGTCACGGTAGCCCCACTGTACGCGGATAAAATACTCTCTCTTCTTGAGCAGCAAAACTGCGACACTGCGTTACTGACTCTCCCTGACGGTGAGCAGTACAAAAGCCTAGAGACCTTCAATAAGGTAATGGATTTTTTCATCGAGGGTAACTACGCTCGCGATGTTGTCGTCGTGGCCCTTGGTGGTGGTGTGATTGGTGACTTAGTTGGTTTCGCCTCAGCGTGTTATCAACGAGGCGTCGATTTTGTCCAAATCCCGACCACACTATTGTCGCAAGTAGACTCGTCGGTTGGTGGCAAAACCGCCGTTAACCACCCGCTGGGTAAAAACATGATTGGTGCTTTTTACCAACCACAAGCGGTGCTGATTGATACCAACTGCCTCAAAACCTTGCCTGAGCGTGAGTTTGCGGCCGGTATTGCCGAAGTGATTAAGTACGGCATTATCTATGATGCAGACTTTTTTGTTTGGCTGGAAGAAAACCTAGACCGTCTATACGCACTTGATGAGCAAGCACTGAGCTATGCGATTGCACGCTGTTGTCAGATCAAAGCGGAAGTGGTGGCTCAAGATGAAAAAGAGTCTGGCATTCGAGCACTGCTCAACCTTGGCCACACCTTCGGTCATGCGGTTGAAGCAGAGCTAGGTTATGGTCAATGGCTGCATGGTGAGGCGGTATCCGCTGGGACGGTCTTGGCGGCGAAAACCGCATTGATGCAAGGCTTGATTAAACAAGCGGATTTTGATCGTATCTTAAATCTGTTGAAGCGTTCAAAACTGCCGGTTCAAACCCCTGACTCTATGAGCTTTGAAGATTTTATGACGCACATGATGCGCGATAAAAAAGTCTTAGCGGGTCAATTGCGCCTGGTACTACCAACTTCGATTGGTACTGCAGAGGTGGTAAAAGGTGTTCCAGAAGCCATTCTTGAGCAAGCAATCGACTTTTGCCGTCAGGTATAATCGATTTGCACCACATAGGTTATAGCGAGTAAGGCTGATAACGCGATGCGCGATTCTCGAGTGTTAGAACTGGATTCACAGGGAGATCTGTTAGAAAGGCTCTCTTTACTGACTCGTTTTGGCTCAAACCTTGTGGTCGTGGGTGGTGCACAAGGAGCAGGTAAAACTTGGTTAGCGCAGCGCTTTTTAGAGGTGTGGGCGCAAGAGAAGAACCAAGCTTTACTGCTTTGTCATCCAAATCAAACTGAAGATCAGCGCCGCGCTTCATTAATGGAGCAGTGGTTTCCTAAACAGGGCTTCTACACCAATACTCAGCTTGCCGACAATCTCGAGCAGATTTTAGAGGGCGAGCCTTGTGATCTCATTTTGGTCATCGACGATGCGCATTTACTTTCAGAACAGCTGCTTAGTGAGCTATGGTTACTAAGTGTTGCTGCTAATCAGCGCAGTGATTGGTCCATCAACATTGTGTTGATGGCACACAATAACAGCGTAAATCCTCTGCTAAAACGGTTGAGCTATGGGCAAGATCTCAAGCCGATCGAATTGGATATCGACCAGCTTGCTGAACCAGAGGCAGAACGTTTCTTTGAATTTTTAGTTATGCGTTATGTTGAACCGGATATGGAAAAGCAGGTTCGGCAGTCATTTGCAAAAGTGACACGTTATCCGGGAGAGATTATGGCACTCGCAGCTCAGAAAAAAGAGAAGACCGTTATCGTTCGTTCGATAGTGGGTTCACCTCGCACACTCATCCTTATCGTATTGCTGTTGCTGTTATTGATAGCAGGCGGATATTGGTGGTTGAGTCAGCAAAGCTCACCAGATGATAACCGTGCTCGTATCGAGTCGATGGTCGAGCAAACGGTAATTCCAACACTGCCTGAGTCTTCGGCGACGGGCTCGCGAGTTGAGCGTGCAGACCCAAGCTTCGCAGAGGCGGAAGATGATAGTGCGTCGCTGCCACAAGCCGTCACAGATTCGACAGCAACGGTAGGCATTGATGATAGTGAACGCCGTGTGGTGATTACCTCAGATGTGGTCGATGCTTTGCTTGACGAGAGTGCGACATCAGAAACGATTCCAGAACTGAAAGAGCTTGAAGAAACGGTGATTCAAGAGGTAGCTCCAGAGGAAACCACTATTGCGACCCCAGAGCTTGCGCCGGTTGAGCCAGAGGTGGTTGAGCAGCCACCACAAACTCAGATTAACTTCTCT
Protein-coding sequences here:
- a CDS encoding DUF3624 domain-containing protein — its product is MSCQNCQQHWFWKKIGRCQRCMDQLTVLSVACWGLWWFFFRDDPKSIESITLVMAGFAFNVLLALHLLMKFIVLPMRGKK
- a CDS encoding glutathione peroxidase yields the protein MFNEQQVLAAKVGQPVPQVTFPTRQNDQWVNVTTNDLFKNKTVIVFSLPGAFTPTCSSSHLPRYNELFSVFQEHGVDDILCVSVNDTFVMNAWKADQEAENITFIPDGNGEFTDGMGMLVDKDDLGFGKRSWRYSMLVKNGIVEQMFIEPNEPGDPFKVSDADTMLNHIAPAHKVQESITVFSKPGCPFCVKAKQALIDQGLQYEEIILGKDATTVSLRAITGRTTVPQVFIGGKHIGGSEELDNYFAQ
- the oxyR gene encoding DNA-binding transcriptional regulator OxyR encodes the protein MNIRDFEYLVSLAEHKHFRKAAEACFVSQPTLSGQIRKLEDELGTALLERNSRKVLFTDAGLQLVEQAKSILAEIKLFREMASGQNGEMIGPMHIGFIPTVGPYVLPKIIPSLKEQFPELELFLHEAQTHQLVSQLQDGKLDCLVLAAVAETEQFKEIVLYDEPMTLAVPCDHEWSQKETIEMEHLNGKTVLMLGDGHCLRDQALGFCFAAGAKDDDRFKATSLETLRNMVAAGAGITLLPELSVPKEKEKDGVCYVKATDPQPSRRIVLAYRPGSPLRGRFEQLAKSIQEALA
- a CDS encoding penicillin-binding protein 1A, producing the protein MKFIKRLFVFTLVCMILGVSAIFAMYFYVEKDLPNVDELRHVELETPMQVFSKDGKLIAQFGEKKRIPVQYEDIPQELIDALIATEDSRFYTHYGVDPIGITRAALVVAMSGSAKQGASTITQQLARNFFLSNEKKIMRKIQEIFLAMKIEQLLTKEEILELYINKIFLGYRSYGFGAAAQTYFGQDLQDLSLAQIATLAGMPKAPSTMNPIYSPERATSRRNIVLMRMLEEGYITQAEHDDARNEEMMSKYHGAEIELRAPYVAELARAWMVERYGEDAYTSGMNIYTTVDSKLQEAAHNAAIENLYAYDERHGYRGARESAWKEGQPALSSDEIKRFLRPHPIYGDLRPAVVISVDKDSAQVQVKNRDVQTISWDEMKWARPFINDDRQGAAPKTASEIMAAGEMVWVREKEQPATEDNPEPASIWRLSQVPEANTAFIAMNPENGSVTSLVGGFNFVHSKFNRATQSVRQVGSSIKPFVYSAALDNGMTLATLVNDAPINQWDKSQGTAWRPKNSPPTYTGPTRVRIGLAQSKNVMAVRVLRSVGLDETRDYLTRFGFNKADLPRSETIALGAGSLTPVQMAQGYSVFVNGGYYVEPYYIERVEGPYGDLEFQAEPLTICHQDCTTAVDDEFQEQDLESQYAPQVISEQTAFLMREMMYSNVWGGGNWREGTGWNGTGWRAQALKRRDIGGKTGTTNDSKDAWYNGYGPGVVATAWVGFDTHTRKLGRTSSNKNLGKDQVTGAEAGAKTAQPAWVDFMDVALTDVPEHRKDIPKNIVRVRIDRNSGLLTNKFDGSSMFEYFEEGTEPKDFVPSAGSGNIYSDGDGEELF
- the pilM gene encoding type IV pilus assembly protein PilM; the protein is MGMSLITGIDIGRHSIKAVVVKPEKQHFTIVGFHELPVSEAVFSDNYTLNYQDSVKKLKDLKKKLPWFSQRAAIAIPDNAVISKILQIDASIEQSEQEFAIHQAFSYQSPFPIEELCLDYVSSTTPSNSATRAFQVYASKKEVIESRQTVAEKAGFKPHVMDIQAHALLNIGQYAMKKHGKSWLLVNIGHLQSTMCIAGEQAFYKDIPLGIATPSGQGKQSLSDDPLAFSRQLSQRLQRQLQLLPNGRVQSIDGVWLTGGGAYHALIEEQLQQAMDLPCERLAPFSLCQVKPKLSTHALDGQHQYAVALGAAIGARQWESQHYAA
- a CDS encoding PilN domain-containing protein, with protein sequence MQPSINLLPWRESRRQQHRQRFFQLVVLALLLAGGGQFALGRYADEQRTQQQARLHYLQQQIDVIDQRIKAMKVTEEEHKALLTRLDVVEKLQQRRNKTTDFMNLVPGLIPEGVYVDKIKMNGVEVEITGISDSTARLATMLDSLEKSSQLTNVEMHSIVHGKPRFGKKYQTFKVSFELNFKSAPSISNRTNVTQQGVSHG
- a CDS encoding type 4a pilus biogenesis protein PilO gives rise to the protein MVDVRDLELDEIPEWPLWAQGVALILLIATLQGVGYWFYLAPKHEQVNHLKQQEQTLKTTLRIKANKAAALPKIKAQLDELQQRYDYLSSQLPVQKELASMLASVNDKGLENGLTFTRIDWGEKQNQAFLYRLPLNIELTGTYHDIGEFSQAIAELPRIINFDDVDWQRVSQESSTLHFRVRAYTYQFKPEVQDEK